The following coding sequences lie in one Duffyella gerundensis genomic window:
- a CDS encoding PAS domain-containing methyl-accepting chemotaxis protein yields the protein MFGVKKSSFSLPSSKNSSMVNDINAIKQHVAWIEFLPDGEIISANQQFLDLVGYSLSDIQGKHHRLFCSPDYARSTVYSNFWHTLATGESITGIFERFSKQHQRFYLSATYFPVSDEKGQVYKVIKLATDITERHHVLKHKEAVITALDRSMAVIEFTNTGEIITANENFLKHMQYALPDIVGKHHRLFCYDNFYRENPDFWQKITRGQHFVGRFERKTASGERIWLEASYNPIYDADGNVSKVIKIASDITARVEAAKRVADIAVTTSEETSQITHNANEVLDETVRNSGQVALKVSAATEIGEQLNASAKSINEVVEAINVIAAQTNILALNAAIESARAGEAGRGFSVVAAEVRRLAASTASATHKITSVVEINTSLIKQMHQQMDEIKQFVVSEQEKISDLSRSLREINSGVNQFVSVIHRLDV from the coding sequence ATGTTTGGTGTGAAAAAATCGAGCTTTTCTCTGCCCTCTTCCAAAAACAGCAGCATGGTTAACGATATCAATGCCATCAAACAGCACGTTGCCTGGATTGAGTTTTTGCCTGATGGCGAAATTATCAGTGCCAATCAACAGTTTCTGGATCTGGTCGGCTATTCACTCAGCGACATTCAGGGCAAGCATCACCGTCTTTTTTGCAGCCCTGATTACGCCCGCTCGACGGTTTACAGTAATTTCTGGCACACGCTGGCCACCGGCGAATCGATCACCGGCATTTTTGAGCGCTTCAGTAAGCAGCATCAGCGCTTTTATCTCAGCGCCACCTATTTCCCGGTCAGCGATGAAAAAGGCCAGGTCTATAAGGTGATTAAGCTGGCAACGGACATCACCGAACGCCATCACGTGCTGAAGCACAAAGAAGCGGTGATCACCGCCCTTGATCGCTCCATGGCGGTGATTGAATTTACCAACACTGGCGAGATCATTACCGCCAACGAGAACTTCCTGAAGCACATGCAATATGCGCTGCCTGACATCGTCGGCAAGCACCATCGCCTGTTTTGCTATGACAATTTCTATCGCGAGAACCCTGACTTCTGGCAAAAGATCACCCGCGGCCAGCATTTTGTCGGTCGCTTTGAACGTAAAACAGCCAGCGGCGAACGCATCTGGCTTGAAGCCAGCTACAACCCCATTTATGACGCCGACGGCAACGTCAGCAAAGTGATCAAAATCGCCTCGGATATCACCGCACGCGTGGAAGCCGCCAAGCGGGTGGCGGACATTGCCGTGACCACTTCCGAAGAGACGTCGCAAATCACCCATAACGCCAACGAAGTGCTGGATGAAACCGTGCGCAATTCGGGTCAGGTGGCGTTAAAGGTCAGTGCAGCCACGGAGATTGGCGAGCAGCTGAACGCGTCGGCCAAAAGCATCAATGAGGTGGTTGAAGCAATAAACGTCATCGCCGCACAAACCAATATTCTGGCGCTGAATGCCGCGATTGAATCGGCCCGCGCCGGTGAGGCGGGACGCGGCTTCAGCGTGGTGGCCGCCGAAGTGCGCCGTCTGGCCGCTTCCACGGCGAGCGCGACGCACAAAATCACCTCGGTCGTGGAGATCAATACCAGCCTGATCAAGCAGATGCATCAGCAAATGGATGAGATAAAGCAGTTTGTGGTTTCTGAGCAGGAAAAAATCAGCGATCTGTCGCGCAGCCTGCGGGAAATTAACAGCGGCGTGAACCAGTTTGTGAGTGTGATCCATCGGCTGGATGTCTGA
- a CDS encoding radical SAM protein — MNTEALASLNDIDPNYPVPQVWDFLSRPENHLFLDYVYRDPFGCHVFPGDIEAYPLASFFADMEREISEARQIHLWAYIPTCRYRCHFCQYPTVILNPKAASSQEVFRDLVDYNIKEATMWLEKVPSLAQAEIGEFNIFGGTPSLLPEPELRRLMAFYYAHFNFSAATLRFEGEPGTLNREYIGVLKELGFSKISFGTQSFNDQIIAACGRMHTADECEETIRSAREQGIDWVSVDLIYGMLGQTVDDVKYDMEKTLELELSHVVCTKLHMEEFMKTRTGVSGERESLWQKKGLINMNSMTFPGLGKQYQMRELVERYLHNGYQEHPTMYFHQKHQAPEKWKGMITDLDKQYPEVAIGLGGSSKCTRSEAINITGYKKYKEALDENRLPIEESRGISDEAREVNAFKMALSTLIPVSEAVFRDRFNGRSYLDNPLIAHTLNKLQHKGLLKVDTQQVTLTPPGVTLVEAIINTQFTFAES, encoded by the coding sequence ATGAACACTGAAGCGCTGGCATCACTGAACGATATCGATCCCAATTATCCTGTGCCGCAGGTGTGGGATTTCCTGTCCCGTCCCGAAAACCACCTGTTTCTGGATTATGTCTATCGCGATCCCTTCGGCTGTCACGTTTTTCCCGGCGACATCGAAGCGTACCCGCTGGCTTCCTTTTTTGCCGACATGGAGCGTGAAATCAGCGAAGCACGGCAAATCCACCTCTGGGCCTACATTCCAACCTGCCGCTATCGCTGCCATTTTTGCCAGTATCCTACGGTGATACTCAACCCGAAAGCGGCCTCCTCGCAAGAGGTGTTCCGCGATCTGGTGGATTACAACATCAAAGAAGCGACGATGTGGCTCGAAAAAGTGCCGAGCCTGGCGCAAGCGGAAATCGGCGAATTCAACATCTTCGGCGGCACGCCGTCGCTGTTGCCCGAGCCGGAGCTGCGGCGGCTGATGGCCTTTTACTATGCGCATTTTAACTTTTCAGCCGCCACCCTGCGTTTCGAAGGCGAGCCGGGCACGCTGAACCGTGAATATATCGGCGTACTCAAGGAGCTGGGCTTCAGCAAAATCAGTTTTGGTACGCAGTCGTTCAACGATCAAATCATCGCCGCCTGTGGCCGTATGCACACCGCCGATGAGTGTGAGGAAACCATCCGCAGCGCCAGAGAGCAGGGCATCGACTGGGTCAGCGTCGATCTGATCTACGGCATGCTTGGACAAACCGTCGATGACGTTAAATACGACATGGAAAAAACCCTTGAGCTGGAGCTGTCCCACGTGGTCTGCACCAAACTGCACATGGAGGAGTTCATGAAGACGCGCACCGGCGTGTCAGGTGAACGCGAAAGCCTGTGGCAGAAAAAAGGGCTGATCAACATGAACAGCATGACCTTCCCGGGGTTGGGCAAGCAGTATCAGATGCGCGAGCTGGTGGAGCGCTATCTGCATAACGGCTATCAGGAACATCCCACGATGTATTTCCATCAGAAGCATCAGGCGCCTGAAAAGTGGAAGGGGATGATCACCGATCTCGATAAGCAATATCCGGAAGTGGCCATCGGCCTCGGCGGCAGTTCAAAGTGCACCCGCTCGGAGGCGATCAACATCACCGGCTATAAAAAATACAAAGAGGCACTGGATGAAAATCGCCTGCCGATTGAGGAAAGCCGCGGCATTTCAGACGAAGCACGCGAAGTCAACGCCTTCAAAATGGCGCTCTCCACGCTGATCCCGGTTAGCGAAGCGGTATTCCGCGATCGCTTCAACGGCCGGAGCTATCTCGATAATCCGCTGATCGCCCACACGCTGAACAAGCTGCAACACAAGGGGCTGCTTAAGGTTGATACCCAGCAGGTCACGCTTACGCCACCCGGCGTCACGCTGGTTGAAGCGATCATCAACACGCAATTCACCTTTGCAGAATCATGA
- a CDS encoding MFS transporter: MTINLSDRDVVTPLRQQRATRMIFFVAGLGMASWAPLIPFVKNRVNADDATLGLLLFCIAAGAMLMMPFTSRLIARFSYRLIILCCCIALALILPLLLIGTSLGALAVLLLCFGAANGILDVTMNAQAIVVEQASGQANMSGFHGFYSLGSIAGAGGVSMLLGASLPPIMAAALVAAGVLLLALMAFPQLLRRRHAHRAQQQGVLQALCQRVVLIVAVLCFFIFLIEGAMLDWSAIFMATERGMALHHAGFGFAIYSIAVAIGRLYGDRIINRIGGTKVLTGGGLLAAGALSVLLVSTSVPLALGAIFFIGLGLANIIPLLFTTAGNQPELSADVAIPAVTLVGYSGLLAGPALIGFSAHWVGLSATFVAGVFILLAVALSARQVMARQ, encoded by the coding sequence ATGACTATCAATCTGTCTGACAGAGATGTCGTCACACCGCTGCGCCAGCAGCGGGCGACACGGATGATCTTTTTTGTTGCCGGGCTGGGAATGGCCTCCTGGGCGCCGCTGATTCCGTTTGTGAAAAACCGGGTCAATGCGGATGACGCCACGCTCGGCCTGTTGCTGTTTTGTATTGCCGCCGGGGCGATGCTGATGATGCCGTTTACCAGCAGGCTGATCGCGCGCTTTAGCTATCGGTTGATCATTCTCTGCTGCTGCATCGCGCTGGCGTTGATCCTGCCGCTGCTGTTGATCGGTACCTCGTTGGGCGCACTGGCGGTGCTGCTGCTCTGTTTCGGCGCGGCGAATGGCATTCTGGATGTCACCATGAACGCACAGGCGATTGTGGTGGAGCAGGCGAGCGGGCAGGCCAACATGTCCGGTTTTCACGGCTTTTACAGCCTCGGCAGCATTGCCGGAGCGGGCGGCGTCAGCATGCTGTTAGGGGCCAGTCTGCCTCCCATAATGGCTGCTGCGCTTGTCGCGGCGGGCGTGTTGCTGCTGGCGCTGATGGCCTTTCCCCAGTTGCTGCGTCGGCGTCACGCCCATCGCGCACAACAGCAAGGCGTGCTGCAGGCGCTGTGTCAGCGCGTGGTGCTGATTGTCGCCGTTCTCTGCTTCTTTATCTTCCTGATTGAGGGCGCCATGCTCGACTGGTCGGCGATATTTATGGCCACGGAACGCGGCATGGCGCTGCATCACGCGGGTTTTGGTTTTGCGATCTATTCGATTGCCGTAGCGATCGGACGGCTCTATGGCGATCGCATCATCAACCGCATCGGCGGCACAAAGGTATTAACCGGCGGCGGCCTGCTTGCCGCGGGCGCGCTAAGCGTGCTGCTGGTGAGCACCAGCGTGCCGCTGGCGCTGGGAGCGATCTTTTTTATCGGCCTCGGGCTCGCCAATATCATCCCGCTGCTGTTCACCACCGCGGGCAACCAGCCGGAACTCTCTGCGGATGTCGCCATTCCCGCCGTTACGCTGGTCGGCTACAGCGGCCTGCTGGCTGGCCCGGCGCTGATTGGCTTCTCTGCTCACTGGGTTGGCCTCTCCGCAACCTTTGTGGCCGGTGTTTTCATCCTGCTGGCCGTGGCGCTCAGTGCGCGTCAGGTCATGGCACGGCAATAA
- a CDS encoding glycosyltransferase family 2 protein: protein MRDNIAVSVVLPVFNESARIDAVLNSLYHQQTRNELITHDSYELIIVDNNCTDDSVAKINAFSQQHPALDIHVIVEKVQGVSSARKRGMDYASQRASVRDSRLGRERKHYIVSADADCTVDAFWLHELTATMIAENGDLGTCNYYYDFEHFRQRPNLFREIQKTLRCRDFSFSLFGGFPDGKGFAVERQLYDRVGGIEIFYQLERGRFVEHLSDDWDFGIRVIAWGGKPVYARESCVEINSRRVDTILNEVINGVAYGRDGIIIMKDVRPETSSKNCALVDTNEAESQQAWFYSIKDYLPKNIILPVLLNPQLLLEREDVRQFYSGPVADRLYARIHEIKYEMRIIDFKPIHAYKTPAYRLYFEFRHELFAALRRAVGEDIGYPPPLPTCFDSVAEADFTRFVGYFCEDRESGEAHNYFANGGVF, encoded by the coding sequence ATGCGCGATAATATTGCCGTATCTGTTGTGCTGCCCGTATTTAATGAAAGTGCCAGAATCGATGCGGTGCTCAATTCACTTTATCATCAACAAACCCGCAATGAATTAATTACGCATGACAGCTATGAGCTGATTATTGTTGATAATAACTGCACCGATGATTCGGTAGCCAAAATCAATGCGTTCAGCCAGCAGCATCCGGCGCTGGATATTCATGTCATTGTTGAAAAAGTGCAGGGCGTCTCCTCGGCGCGTAAGCGCGGCATGGATTACGCCTCTCAGCGGGCCAGCGTGCGCGATAGCCGTCTGGGCCGGGAAAGAAAGCACTACATCGTTTCGGCGGACGCGGATTGCACGGTGGATGCTTTTTGGCTGCATGAACTCACCGCCACGATGATCGCTGAAAACGGCGATTTGGGCACCTGTAACTACTACTACGATTTTGAGCACTTTCGCCAGCGGCCCAATCTGTTCCGGGAGATTCAAAAAACGCTGCGCTGCCGCGACTTCTCTTTCAGCCTTTTTGGCGGCTTCCCGGATGGCAAGGGCTTTGCCGTTGAACGCCAGCTGTATGATCGCGTCGGCGGCATCGAGATTTTTTACCAGCTTGAGCGCGGCCGCTTCGTCGAACACCTTTCAGATGACTGGGATTTCGGCATCCGCGTGATCGCCTGGGGCGGCAAACCAGTCTATGCCCGCGAATCCTGCGTGGAGATCAACAGCCGCCGCGTCGATACCATTCTTAATGAGGTGATCAACGGCGTGGCCTATGGGCGCGACGGCATCATCATCATGAAAGATGTCAGGCCCGAAACCAGCAGCAAGAATTGTGCGCTGGTTGATACCAACGAAGCGGAGTCGCAGCAGGCCTGGTTTTATTCAATCAAAGATTACCTGCCCAAAAATATCATCTTACCGGTGCTGTTAAACCCGCAGCTGTTGCTGGAGCGTGAAGACGTGCGCCAGTTCTACAGCGGCCCGGTGGCCGACCGGCTCTACGCGCGCATTCATGAAATCAAATATGAGATGCGGATCATCGATTTCAAACCGATACACGCCTACAAAACGCCCGCCTACCGGCTCTATTTTGAATTTCGTCATGAACTGTTTGCTGCGTTGCGGCGTGCCGTTGGCGAGGACATTGGCTATCCGCCGCCGCTGCCCACCTGTTTTGATTCGGTTGCAGAAGCGGATTTCACCCGTTTTGTCGGCTACTTCTGCGAAGACCGCGAGTCCGGGGAAGCCCACAACTATTTCGCTAATGGAGGTGTATTTTGA
- a CDS encoding glutathione S-transferase N-terminal domain-containing protein: protein MYRLYGTERSGSAAIEMALARCQADYRLENASSWQEGSGSEALKALNPLMQIPTLLLADGAVLTESAAILIYLGLEYPLSGLLSNDADLRAQQIRGLIFISSNCYAAIGVIDYPERWLAAAHDTALSALKTGATQRLHQQWETFSDIFSATAAWRPDDPGALEMLACVVTRWSATRRELQQTRPEFYAALTRIDRHPTLTAVLQRHWPAA from the coding sequence ATGTATCGGCTTTATGGCACAGAACGTTCGGGATCGGCGGCCATTGAGATGGCGCTGGCGCGTTGTCAGGCTGACTATCGTCTGGAGAACGCGAGTTCGTGGCAGGAGGGCAGCGGCAGCGAAGCGCTCAAAGCATTGAATCCGCTGATGCAGATCCCCACGCTGCTGCTGGCGGACGGGGCGGTGCTGACCGAAAGCGCAGCGATACTGATTTATCTTGGGCTGGAATATCCGCTTTCCGGTCTGCTGTCGAACGATGCCGATCTGCGTGCGCAGCAGATCCGCGGGCTGATCTTTATCAGCAGCAACTGCTATGCCGCTATTGGCGTAATCGATTATCCCGAGCGCTGGCTGGCTGCTGCCCACGACACTGCGCTGAGCGCCCTGAAAACCGGCGCCACGCAGCGACTGCATCAGCAGTGGGAGACGTTCAGCGATATCTTCAGTGCGACCGCTGCCTGGCGCCCGGACGATCCCGGCGCGCTGGAAATGCTTGCCTGTGTGGTCACGCGCTGGAGCGCAACACGACGCGAACTGCAACAAACCAGGCCCGAATTTTATGCCGCACTAACGCGCATTGATCGCCATCCAACTCTTACAGCCGTGCTGCAACGTCACTGGCCAGCGGCGTAA